A genomic region of Sulfobacillus acidophilus DSM 10332 contains the following coding sequences:
- a CDS encoding GerA spore germination protein (PFAM: Bacillus/Clostridium GerA spore germination protein~InterPro IPR004995~KEGG: tmr:Tmar_1135 GerA spore germination protein~PFAM: Bacillus/Clostridium GerA spore germination protein~SPTR: GerA spore germination protein) — translation MAEVKYHVRGKADVKQQEISPDLQENLHWLKRYLGYKESFDIIVREFEIAGRACALMYIDSFVDQTVLTLIMEQMQRLTPDDLRHPSLRELLNRSVPFVEVTPESELSKTAEQILAGPAAFLVDGVDHAIVMDVRKYPDRQPEEPSIERVLRGPQDGFVETLIFNTILIRRRLRDPNLRIEILEVGRRSRADVGLIYVKDVANDFFVRQIRQRIQAIQVDALTMSEKALQEWIVKKPWWNPFPNGRFTERPDVAAEHLMEGHVLVMIDTSPNALILPVSIFSYLQSIEEYHEDIMVGTYLKWVRYFGVLLSWVLPPLWYALIASHTRLPGHLQVLLTPKVTDIPIFWQLVGLEVGVDLLRLALMFSPDPLTQAMGFFGAILLGDIAVKAGLVDAEAMVFVAIAAVGTFSAPDFDFGLAIRLLRAFLLVMTGLFTLIHDPWLGFGLGIATPLAILFTSNSFGVRYGWPLYPFDGPSLLAELGRKPLNKKILRPSLTLPKDKTHRRPPTRD, via the coding sequence ATGGCAGAAGTGAAATACCATGTCCGGGGGAAAGCCGATGTGAAACAGCAAGAGATCTCCCCGGACTTGCAAGAAAACTTACACTGGTTGAAACGATACCTGGGCTATAAGGAATCGTTTGATATTATCGTGCGCGAGTTTGAAATTGCCGGGCGGGCGTGTGCCTTGATGTACATTGACTCCTTTGTGGATCAGACGGTGCTGACACTGATTATGGAGCAGATGCAGCGGCTAACCCCGGACGACTTGCGGCATCCCTCGTTACGCGAACTGTTGAACCGGTCGGTTCCTTTTGTGGAAGTGACACCTGAAAGCGAATTGTCCAAAACCGCCGAGCAAATCTTAGCAGGTCCGGCGGCCTTTTTGGTGGACGGGGTGGACCATGCGATTGTGATGGATGTGCGGAAATATCCCGACCGCCAACCGGAGGAGCCCAGTATTGAGCGGGTGTTACGGGGTCCGCAAGACGGGTTTGTGGAAACCCTCATCTTCAACACGATTCTCATTCGCCGGCGTTTACGCGATCCCAACTTACGCATCGAGATTCTCGAGGTGGGCCGGCGTTCTCGCGCCGATGTGGGCCTCATCTATGTCAAAGATGTGGCCAACGATTTTTTTGTTCGCCAGATCCGCCAGCGCATCCAGGCGATTCAGGTCGATGCCCTGACCATGTCGGAGAAAGCATTACAGGAGTGGATCGTCAAAAAACCGTGGTGGAACCCGTTTCCGAACGGCCGCTTCACCGAACGGCCGGACGTGGCGGCAGAACACCTCATGGAAGGGCATGTTCTCGTCATGATCGACACCTCGCCCAATGCCCTGATTCTACCGGTGTCCATCTTTTCTTATTTACAATCGATCGAAGAATATCACGAGGACATTATGGTCGGCACCTATTTAAAGTGGGTGCGCTACTTTGGAGTTCTCTTGTCCTGGGTGTTACCGCCCCTTTGGTACGCGCTCATCGCCAGTCATACCCGGTTACCGGGCCACCTGCAAGTCCTGTTGACGCCCAAAGTGACGGATATCCCGATCTTTTGGCAATTGGTCGGTTTAGAGGTGGGGGTGGACCTGCTACGTCTAGCCCTCATGTTTAGTCCCGATCCGCTGACACAAGCCATGGGGTTTTTCGGCGCGATTTTATTGGGTGATATTGCCGTGAAAGCGGGCCTCGTGGACGCCGAGGCCATGGTTTTTGTGGCCATTGCGGCAGTAGGCACGTTTAGTGCGCCCGATTTTGATTTTGGCTTGGCCATTCGCCTCTTACGCGCCTTTCTCTTGGTCATGACGGGGCTTTTCACCCTTATTCATGATCCGTGGCTCGGTTTCGGTCTGGGCATCGCGACCCCATTGGCCATTTTATTTACGTCCAATTCGTTTGGGGTGCGCTACGGATGGCCGCTTTACCCCTTTGACGGCCCGTCGTTGTTGGCGGAATTGGGCCGAAAACCCCTCAACAAAAAAATCTTACGTCCATCCTTAACGTTACCGAAAGACAAAACCCATCGGCGCCCGCCCACCCGTGACTAA
- a CDS encoding stage V sporulation protein AE (KEGG: amt:Amet_2222 stage V sporulation protein AE~SPTR: Stage V sporulation protein AE), which produces MTRTTETKSVIIFTDGDQTAYRALKEAGDELGLYVLSQSRGNPTPLGGSELIEAVLNAPAEPVVVMADDRGKTGKGAGERAVETLLHDARINVLGVIAVAANTRPVHGVRVDASVTQDAEVVETAVDKQGHPTSDDRLKGDTVDVLDEYSGPIIGLGDPGKMEGHDAIGHGVPVTKEALKEVLQHALHQMS; this is translated from the coding sequence TTGACGCGAACAACCGAAACCAAATCCGTGATTATTTTTACGGACGGCGACCAGACCGCATACCGTGCGCTGAAAGAAGCCGGTGACGAGTTGGGTCTTTATGTCTTGTCCCAAAGTCGTGGTAATCCTACGCCGCTCGGTGGCAGCGAATTGATTGAAGCGGTGTTAAACGCGCCCGCGGAACCGGTCGTAGTCATGGCCGACGACCGGGGTAAGACCGGAAAAGGAGCCGGCGAAAGGGCGGTGGAAACCTTGCTCCATGACGCACGGATCAACGTTCTGGGCGTGATTGCGGTCGCCGCCAATACCCGCCCGGTCCATGGCGTACGGGTCGACGCGTCGGTTACGCAAGACGCCGAAGTGGTGGAGACGGCGGTTGACAAACAAGGACACCCCACTTCGGATGATCGCCTGAAAGGTGATACGGTGGACGTCCTCGACGAGTATTCGGGTCCCATTATCGGGTTGGGCGACCCCGGCAAAATGGAAGGTCATGACGCGATTGGTCATGGCGTTCCCGTCACCAAAGAAGCGTTAAAAGAAGTCCTGCAACACGCGTTACATCAAATGTCTTAG
- a CDS encoding SpoVA protein (PFAM: SpoVA protein~TIGRFAM: stage V sporulation protein AE~InterPro IPR005562~KEGG: toc:Toce_1262 stage V sporulation protein AE~PFAM: SpoVA~SPTR: Stage V sporulation protein AE), with amino-acid sequence MTFVWAFVVGGLLCALAQLVMDGLSWAPGQVLVLFVVLGAFFGGIGLYGKLVQFAGAGATVPLPGFGYTMVEGINQAVQHKGVLGLLTGGLTAAAGGIKSAVLFGLTAALIFRPKA; translated from the coding sequence ATGACGTTTGTCTGGGCGTTTGTCGTGGGCGGCTTGCTCTGCGCTCTGGCGCAACTGGTTATGGACGGTCTCTCCTGGGCCCCAGGGCAAGTATTGGTGCTATTCGTAGTGTTGGGCGCATTTTTCGGCGGAATCGGCCTTTACGGCAAATTGGTCCAATTCGCCGGAGCCGGAGCCACCGTCCCACTGCCCGGTTTCGGGTACACCATGGTCGAAGGGATTAACCAAGCGGTCCAGCATAAGGGTGTTCTCGGTCTTCTAACCGGCGGCCTCACCGCAGCGGCCGGCGGCATTAAATCCGCGGTGTTATTCGGATTGACCGCGGCACTGATTTTTCGACCCAAAGCCTAA
- a CDS encoding Stage V sporulation AD family protein (PFAM: Stage V sporulation protein AD (SpoVAD)~TIGRFAM: stage V sporulation protein AD~InterPro IPR010894~KEGG: mta:Moth_1375 stage V sporulation protein AD~PFAM: Stage V sporulation AD~SPTR: Stage V sporulation AD) — protein sequence MSPITRLGDSTYEVDHVYVNATAAVVGPKEGAGPFHGQFDRVWEDEMNGQSNFEQAERALLENAYQIILEKSHLAWSDIDLVVGGDLLDQLISTDFAGRTHQRPLLGLFAACAVFTEGIGLAALLVAGSGPRRTLVSAVSHHFAAERQFRYPVELGYQRTPTAAWTSTAAGAALITDRPAPIKVHRVTFGRVVDYGGKDPNDMASAMTPAALDTIRHHLTATGQQPDDFDAIFTGDLGDFGLTLLREYGQQQGMTFGPELNDCGRSLYDLETQDVHNGGSGPGCSASVFAGPLAGRLRRGEWQNLLLVSTGALFSPTTYQQGESIPCIAHAVEFRREEVPSG from the coding sequence ATGAGCCCGATCACCCGTTTAGGCGACTCGACGTATGAGGTGGATCACGTCTACGTAAACGCCACCGCGGCCGTTGTCGGTCCCAAGGAAGGCGCCGGGCCGTTTCACGGACAGTTTGACCGCGTATGGGAAGACGAAATGAACGGTCAGTCCAATTTTGAACAGGCGGAGCGGGCGCTCTTAGAAAATGCCTACCAAATCATTCTCGAGAAAAGCCACCTGGCGTGGTCGGACATCGACCTGGTAGTTGGCGGCGACCTCTTGGATCAGTTGATTAGTACCGACTTTGCCGGCCGTACCCATCAACGGCCTTTACTGGGTCTATTTGCGGCATGTGCGGTCTTTACGGAAGGGATTGGACTGGCCGCCTTGTTGGTGGCCGGGTCCGGTCCCCGGCGCACACTGGTCTCCGCGGTCAGTCATCATTTTGCCGCCGAGCGCCAGTTTCGCTACCCGGTCGAACTCGGCTATCAACGGACGCCGACCGCCGCCTGGACCTCGACGGCCGCCGGAGCGGCCCTCATTACCGACCGCCCGGCTCCCATAAAAGTTCATCGGGTCACCTTTGGCCGGGTAGTGGACTACGGCGGCAAAGATCCCAACGACATGGCCAGTGCGATGACCCCGGCCGCACTCGACACGATTCGGCACCACCTGACGGCGACCGGTCAACAGCCGGACGATTTCGACGCGATCTTTACAGGCGATCTGGGCGACTTTGGGCTGACCTTGCTGCGCGAATATGGCCAGCAGCAGGGCATGACCTTTGGCCCCGAGTTGAACGACTGTGGACGCTCGTTATACGACTTGGAGACGCAAGATGTTCATAACGGCGGCTCGGGACCGGGCTGTTCGGCTAGCGTCTTCGCCGGTCCCTTAGCGGGTCGGCTGCGCCGGGGCGAATGGCAAAACTTATTACTCGTGTCCACCGGAGCCTTATTCTCGCCCACCACCTATCAGCAGGGCGAAAGTATCCCGTGTATCGCCCATGCGGTGGAATTTCGACGGGAGGAGGTGCCATCGGGATGA